One window from the genome of Lathamus discolor isolate bLatDis1 chromosome 8, bLatDis1.hap1, whole genome shotgun sequence encodes:
- the HDC gene encoding histidine decarboxylase isoform X2, with translation MDPEEYRRRGKEMVDYICQYLTNVRERRVTPDVQPGYMRAHLPDSAPMDPDSWDNIFGDIEKIIMPGVVHWQSPHMHAYFPALTSWPSLLGDMLADAINCLGFTWASSPACTELEMNVMDWLAKMLGLPDKFLHHHPDSVGGGVLQSTVSESTLVALLAARKNRILEMKVSEPDTDESSLNSRLIAYASDQAHSSVEKAGLISLVKMKFLPVDENFSLRGETLQKAIAEDRKKGLVPVFVCATLGTTGVCAFDNLSELGPICDAEGLWLHIDAAYAGTAFVCPEFRLFLNGIEYADSFTFNPSKWMMVHFDCTGFWVKDKYKLHQTFNVNPVYLRHPNSGAAVDFMHWQIPLSRRFRSLKLWFVIRSFGVKKLQDHVRHGTETAKFFESLVKSDPLFEIPAKRHLGLVVFRIKGPNWLTEKLLKELSSSGRVFLIPATIHDKFIIRFTVTSQFTTREDILQDWSIIQHTAARIVSQNCGLHCISSGDGPGIPNMIADPSSDAISNASQLSPDGGKYKTPSRKIVVQPKKLAASPSTCVISQGDPLDDCFPEDAQDVTKHKLTSFLFSYLSIQGKKKTARSLSCNSVPVTGGNPKAAATDKESHANTRILSRLPEEVMMFKKSAFKKLIKFYSVPSFSECSIQCGLQLPCCPLQAIV, from the exons ATGGACCCTGAAGAGTACAGACGGAGAG GGAAAGAGATGGTGGATTACATTTGCCAGTACCTGACCAATGTGAGAGAGAGAAGGGTGACTCCGGATGTGCAGCCAGGTTACATGAGAGCCCACTTGCCGGATTCTGCCCCAATGGACCCAGACAGCTGGGACAACATCTTTGGAGATATAGAGAAGATTATTATGCCTGGG GTAGTCCATTGGCAAAGTCCACACATGCATGCCTACTTTCCAGCTCTTACTTCCTGGCCTTCACTCCTTGGAGATATGTTAGCTGATGCAATTAACTGCTTGGGATTCACATGg gCCTCCAGTCCAGCCTGTACAGAACTGGAAATGAATGTGATGGATTGGTTGGCTAAAATGCTGGGCCTTCCGGATAAATTCCTGCACCACCATCCTGACAGTGTGGGTGGAGGAGTGTTACAG agCACTGTGAGTGAATCAACCTTGGTTGCACTGCTAGcagcaaggaaaaacagaattcTGGAGATGAAGGTTTCCGAGCCAGACACTGATGAGTCCTCACTCAATTCTCGCCTCATCGCTTATGCGTCTGATCAA gcacaTTCTTCTGTAGAAAAGGCTGGCTTGATTTCTCTTGTGAAGATGAAATTTCTGCCTGTGGATGAGAACTTTTCCCTCAGAGGTGAAACTTTGCAGAAAGCCAttgcagaagacagaaagaagggCCTGGTGCCAGTCTTT gTTTGTGCAACGTTGGGTACAACTGGTGTCTGTGCTTTTGACAATCTCTCAGAACTGGGTCCAATTT GTGATGCTGAGGGACTCTGGCTTCATATTGATGCTGCATATGCAGGAACAGCATTTGTATGCCCTGAATTCCGATTGTTCTTGAATGGAATTGAATATGCAGATTCCTTTACTTTCAACCCTTCTAAATGGATGATGGTTCATTTTGACTGCACTGGATTTTG GGTCAAGGATAAATACAAATTACATCAGACCTTCAACGTTAACCCTGTCTACCTCAGACATCCGAACTCAGGAGCTGCTGTTGATTTCATG CACTGGCAAATTCCACTGAGTCGTCGATTTCGTTCTTTGAAGCTGTGGTTTGTGATTCGTTCATTTGGAGTGAAAAAGCTTCAAGATCATGTCCGACAT GGTACTGAAACAGCCAAGTTCTTTGAATCCTTGGTTAAAAGTGATCCACTCTTTGAAATTCCTGCCAAAAGACATCTTGGACTGGTTGTATTTCGAATAAAG GGTCCCAACTGGCTCACAGAAAAACTCCTGAAAGAACTAAGCAGTTCTGGCAGGGTCTTCCTTATTCCAGCAACCATTCATGACAAGTTCATCATTCGGTTTACTGTAACGTCTCAGTTCACAACCAGGGAAGATATTCTGCAAGACTGGAGCATCATTCAACACACTGCAGCCCGGATTGTTAGCCAGAATTGCGGGTTGCATTGCATCAGTTCTGGTGATGGGCCAGGAATCCCTAATATGATAGCTGACCCTAGTTCAGATGCCATTAGTAATGCTTCTCAGCTTTCCCCAGATGgaggaaaatacaaaacacCTTCCAGAAAAATAGTAGTTCAGCCTAAGAAGCTAGCAGCAAGTCCCAGTACATGTGTGATTAGTCAAGGGGATCCTCTAGATGACTGTTTCCCAGAAGATGCCCAGGATGTTACCAAACATAAGTTAACCTCTTTTTTATTCAGTTATTTGTCCATCCAAGGCAAGAAAAAGACAGCACGTTCCCTTAGCTGCAACAGCGTGCCAGTGACTGGTGGTAAccccaaagcagcagccacTGACAAGGAGTCTCATGCAAATACCAGAATTCTTTCCAGGCTGCCTGAAGAGGTGATGATGTTCAAAAAAAGTGCCTTCAAAAAACTAATTAAGTTCTACAGTGTCCCAAGCTTTTCAGAGTGTAGCATTCAGTGTGGCCTTCAGCTGCCTTGTTGTCCTTTGCAAGCCATTGTTTAA
- the HDC gene encoding histidine decarboxylase isoform X1 yields MLRLHELLVLLVSFPTIKTQNTGLPLPGKEMVDYICQYLTNVRERRVTPDVQPGYMRAHLPDSAPMDPDSWDNIFGDIEKIIMPGVVHWQSPHMHAYFPALTSWPSLLGDMLADAINCLGFTWASSPACTELEMNVMDWLAKMLGLPDKFLHHHPDSVGGGVLQSTVSESTLVALLAARKNRILEMKVSEPDTDESSLNSRLIAYASDQAHSSVEKAGLISLVKMKFLPVDENFSLRGETLQKAIAEDRKKGLVPVFVCATLGTTGVCAFDNLSELGPICDAEGLWLHIDAAYAGTAFVCPEFRLFLNGIEYADSFTFNPSKWMMVHFDCTGFWVKDKYKLHQTFNVNPVYLRHPNSGAAVDFMHWQIPLSRRFRSLKLWFVIRSFGVKKLQDHVRHGTETAKFFESLVKSDPLFEIPAKRHLGLVVFRIKGPNWLTEKLLKELSSSGRVFLIPATIHDKFIIRFTVTSQFTTREDILQDWSIIQHTAARIVSQNCGLHCISSGDGPGIPNMIADPSSDAISNASQLSPDGGKYKTPSRKIVVQPKKLAASPSTCVISQGDPLDDCFPEDAQDVTKHKLTSFLFSYLSIQGKKKTARSLSCNSVPVTGGNPKAAATDKESHANTRILSRLPEEVMMFKKSAFKKLIKFYSVPSFSECSIQCGLQLPCCPLQAIV; encoded by the exons ATGCTAAGATTGCATGAACTACTAGTACTGCTAGTTAGTTTTCCCACAATCAAAACTCAGAACACTGGTTTGCCTCTTCCAGGGAAAGAGATGGTGGATTACATTTGCCAGTACCTGACCAATGTGAGAGAGAGAAGGGTGACTCCGGATGTGCAGCCAGGTTACATGAGAGCCCACTTGCCGGATTCTGCCCCAATGGACCCAGACAGCTGGGACAACATCTTTGGAGATATAGAGAAGATTATTATGCCTGGG GTAGTCCATTGGCAAAGTCCACACATGCATGCCTACTTTCCAGCTCTTACTTCCTGGCCTTCACTCCTTGGAGATATGTTAGCTGATGCAATTAACTGCTTGGGATTCACATGg gCCTCCAGTCCAGCCTGTACAGAACTGGAAATGAATGTGATGGATTGGTTGGCTAAAATGCTGGGCCTTCCGGATAAATTCCTGCACCACCATCCTGACAGTGTGGGTGGAGGAGTGTTACAG agCACTGTGAGTGAATCAACCTTGGTTGCACTGCTAGcagcaaggaaaaacagaattcTGGAGATGAAGGTTTCCGAGCCAGACACTGATGAGTCCTCACTCAATTCTCGCCTCATCGCTTATGCGTCTGATCAA gcacaTTCTTCTGTAGAAAAGGCTGGCTTGATTTCTCTTGTGAAGATGAAATTTCTGCCTGTGGATGAGAACTTTTCCCTCAGAGGTGAAACTTTGCAGAAAGCCAttgcagaagacagaaagaagggCCTGGTGCCAGTCTTT gTTTGTGCAACGTTGGGTACAACTGGTGTCTGTGCTTTTGACAATCTCTCAGAACTGGGTCCAATTT GTGATGCTGAGGGACTCTGGCTTCATATTGATGCTGCATATGCAGGAACAGCATTTGTATGCCCTGAATTCCGATTGTTCTTGAATGGAATTGAATATGCAGATTCCTTTACTTTCAACCCTTCTAAATGGATGATGGTTCATTTTGACTGCACTGGATTTTG GGTCAAGGATAAATACAAATTACATCAGACCTTCAACGTTAACCCTGTCTACCTCAGACATCCGAACTCAGGAGCTGCTGTTGATTTCATG CACTGGCAAATTCCACTGAGTCGTCGATTTCGTTCTTTGAAGCTGTGGTTTGTGATTCGTTCATTTGGAGTGAAAAAGCTTCAAGATCATGTCCGACAT GGTACTGAAACAGCCAAGTTCTTTGAATCCTTGGTTAAAAGTGATCCACTCTTTGAAATTCCTGCCAAAAGACATCTTGGACTGGTTGTATTTCGAATAAAG GGTCCCAACTGGCTCACAGAAAAACTCCTGAAAGAACTAAGCAGTTCTGGCAGGGTCTTCCTTATTCCAGCAACCATTCATGACAAGTTCATCATTCGGTTTACTGTAACGTCTCAGTTCACAACCAGGGAAGATATTCTGCAAGACTGGAGCATCATTCAACACACTGCAGCCCGGATTGTTAGCCAGAATTGCGGGTTGCATTGCATCAGTTCTGGTGATGGGCCAGGAATCCCTAATATGATAGCTGACCCTAGTTCAGATGCCATTAGTAATGCTTCTCAGCTTTCCCCAGATGgaggaaaatacaaaacacCTTCCAGAAAAATAGTAGTTCAGCCTAAGAAGCTAGCAGCAAGTCCCAGTACATGTGTGATTAGTCAAGGGGATCCTCTAGATGACTGTTTCCCAGAAGATGCCCAGGATGTTACCAAACATAAGTTAACCTCTTTTTTATTCAGTTATTTGTCCATCCAAGGCAAGAAAAAGACAGCACGTTCCCTTAGCTGCAACAGCGTGCCAGTGACTGGTGGTAAccccaaagcagcagccacTGACAAGGAGTCTCATGCAAATACCAGAATTCTTTCCAGGCTGCCTGAAGAGGTGATGATGTTCAAAAAAAGTGCCTTCAAAAAACTAATTAAGTTCTACAGTGTCCCAAGCTTTTCAGAGTGTAGCATTCAGTGTGGCCTTCAGCTGCCTTGTTGTCCTTTGCAAGCCATTGTTTAA